In Nicotiana tabacum cultivar K326 chromosome 19, ASM71507v2, whole genome shotgun sequence, one DNA window encodes the following:
- the LOC142173688 gene encoding secreted RxLR effector protein 161-like encodes MHDSKKGFLPFRHGISLSKDQSPKIDEEIEKMKEVPYASVVGSLMYVTLCTRHDICFAVGVVSKFQSNPGRKHWTAVKHIIKYLKRTRDFMLVYHSDDLVPIGYTNSDFQSDRDSRKSTSGNVFTLGGGAISWRSIKQTCIADSTMKAEYVAASEAAKEAIWLGNFLRKLGVVPSIQPPITLYCDNSGADANSKEPRSHKREKHIEHKYHLILEIVQRGDVVVTKIASENNLADPFTKSLPQKTFDRHVDGMGVRIVDARL; translated from the coding sequence ATGCATGATTCCAAGAAAGGATTTCTCCCTTTCAGGCATGGAATTTCTTTGTCTAAAGATCAGTCTCCTAAAATTGATGAAGAGATAGAAAAGATGAAGGAGGTCCCCTATGCATCTGTTGTGGGGAGTTTGATGTATGTTACGTTATGTACTAGACATGATATCTGCTTTGCCGTTGGCGTTGTTAGCAAATTTCAGTCTAATCCTGGGAGAAAGCATTGGACAGCGGTTAAGCATATAATCAAGTACCTGAAAAGGACTAGGGATTTTATGCTAGTCTACCATTCAGATGACCTTGTGCCTATTGGGTACACTAATTCGGATTTCCAATCAGATAGAGATTCTAGAAAGTCTACCTCAGGaaatgtgtttactttgggaggTGGAGCCATAAGTTGGAGGAGCATCAAGCAAACTTGTATTGCTGATTCCACCATGAAAGCCGAATATGTGGCAGCCTCTGAGGCAGCCAAAGAGGCGATTTGGCTCGGGAACTTCCTAAGAAAGTTGGGTGTGGTTCCCTCGATTCAACCACCAATAACACTTTATTGTGATAATAGTGGTGCGGATGCAAATTCGAAGGAGCCACGAAGCCATAAAAGAGAAAAGCACATTGAGCATAAATATCATTTAATTCTTGAAATAGTGCAAAGAGGGGATGTAGTAGTCACCAAGATTGCGTCAGAGAACAACTTGGCGGATCCGTTTACTAAGAGCTTGCCACAGAAAACTTTTGATAGGCATGTTGACGGAATGGGTGTTAGAATTGTAGACGCAaggttatga